The genomic region TTTGCAGCAGTTGAAAGTAATATCGGAGTTCGTTTTGTACTTGAGGATGTAATTAGAGTTAAGACTAAAAAACGTCAGTGGAGACCAGATGATTCTATGAAGTTCTCTTCAAGCGATGGATCTGATGTGGTAAATCCACAGGAATTCCTTAACATCTGGGTGGTAAGTAATATGCCATACCGTGGTGGTAACATCCTTGGTTACGCTCAATTCCCTGGAGGAAGCTGGGCTACAGATGGAGTTGTAATGGATCACAGATTTACTGGAACTACTCAGTACTCTACCGGTAGAACTGCAACTCACGAAGTTGGTCACTGGTTGAACCTACGTCACATATGGGGTGACGGTGGTTGTGGAGCTACAGATTATGTAGCCGATACTCCGGACTCTGATGGTCCTTCAAGAGGATGTCCTACTTACCCAACAGTTAATTGTGGTACTACAGATATGACCATGAACTTCATGGACTATTCTGATGACCCATGTCTTAACATGTTTACTGAAGGACAGAAGTCTAGAATGCTTTCTGTATTCTCTAACGGAGGTTTCCGTGCGACTATGGCTGACTAATCTTTCAGTTAATAAAGTTTTAAAGAGGCACCCTTGTGGTGCCTTTTTTCGTAATATGCTATCAACCTAAAAAGATCGATCATGAAAACTACTTTTCTTACTTTTATTATAATTCTGTTTGCGGCGAACGATTGCTCAAACCAGGATGCAGAATCTATTAATTCTATTACCTATGAGACCTTTACCAGAGGTTCTACTACTTTATATACAATTACCCCGGAAAAGATCCATCTTAAAAGTACAGGCTTAAACGCTAGCGAAAATGCGAACAGTATTACAAATAAAGATTGGAAAATGCTTCTTGAAAAACTGGAAGATGTAGATGTTTCCAGGATCAACCAGTTAAAGGCACCATCAGATTCCAGGGCTTCAGATGCTGCTCCTCACGCCATCCTGAGCATTCGTAAGAATGATACCATTTACAAGACTAATTCATTTGATCACGGGAATGCCCCGGAAACTATAAAACCATTGGTTGAGGCTATCTTAAGATTAGCAGAAAATGTTGAATAGCACTAGTTCTTATTGTACTTTTGCGTAAAATTAAAATATGACGATTCAGGAAAAACAACAGGAGGTAGTAGATGAGTTTGCAATGTTCGATGACTGGATGCAGCGTTATGAATATATGATTGAGCTGGGTAAGTCATTACCTTTGATCGATGAGAAATATAAGATCGATGAGAATCTTATCAAAGGTTGCCAGAGTAAGGTCTGGGTGCATGCTGAACTGGAAGGAGATAAACTTGCCTTCACTGCAGATAGTGATGCGATAATCACCAAGGGGATTGTTGCTATTCTAATTAGAGTATTTTCTAATCAGCATCCTTCAGAGATCATAGAGGCAGATACTAAGTTTATTGATGAGATCGGGCTGAAAGAACATCTTTCTCCAACCCGTGCCAATGGTTTGGTTAGTATGATCAAACAATTAAAAATGTATGCAGTAGCATATCAAACACAATTGAATTGAAATGGAACAGGAAATAAACACACAGGAATTAGGAGAAAAGATCGTGACCGTATTAAAAACAATCTATGATCCGGAAATACCTGTAGATATATACGAATTAGGGCTTATCTACGATGTGATGGTGAGTACAGATTATGATGTAAAGATCCTAATGACGCTTACTACTCCAAATTGCCCGGTTGCCGAGACACTTCCACTTGAAGTTGAAGAAAAAGTGAAGTCTCTGGATATGGTGAAAGACGCTGAGGTGGAGATCACCTTTGATCCACCATGGAGCCAGGACCTAATGAGTGAAGGCGCAAAACTGGAGCTCGGACTTTTATAAAATAAAATTATGGCGGAAGAGATAATAAATCGGGTCGCTCAAAGTAAATTATTAACCTTTAATCTTGAGGATTACTATCCAAAAGGTCAAAGGTTTGTTTTTGATCTGAGTGTTTGGCTTCATGAAGGTTTTGTGCTAAGGGAAAAGGATTTCAGGGAACATGCTAAAAATCATGACTGGTCACAGTATCAGGATCAGTTCATCGCGTTAACATGTTCTACAGATGCTATCGTACCGGCATGGGCATATATGCTTATTTCCACTTATCTCGAGCCGTATGCTAAAAAAGTAGTGATAGGTGAGCTGGAAGATCTTGAAAGTCACCTTTATCAGGAGGTGATTGAAAGTCTTGATGTATCAGATCTTAAGGATAAGCCGGTAATAATTAAGGGTTGTTCAAACAAGCCTGTTCCAAAAAATGCTTATATTTTCCTTATTAAAAAGCTCCAGCCCGTTGTGAAAAGCCTTATGTATGGTGAAGCCTGTTCTTCGGTTCCATTATATAAACAACCAAAAAAATAGTTATGAAGAAAACTTTACTTTTCGCTTTTTCATTGCTTTGCATGGGAATAGCACAATCTCAAGAGGAAGAAGAAAAAGATACCATACCAAACGGTTGGTCAACAGAAGGAAATGTCCAGTTGCTTTTTAATCAGTCTGCATTCAATAAAGAATGGACTGGCGGGGGTACTTCCAGTATCGCTGGTAATCTTTCAGTAGACTACCAGTTCAACTATAAAATGGATGATTTTTCCTGGAACAACAGGATATTTGGGAATTATGGTCTAACCAAGGTAAAGGACGACGAATTTATTAGAAAGACCAGTGACCGGTTAGAACTTACCTCTATTGCCGGAAAAAGGATTCAGGAATCTAACTTTTATTATTCCTGGTTTTTAAATTTCAGAACCCAGTTTGCTAAGGGGTATGAGTTTAGTGAAGATGCTGAAACCGGGGAAACCATCAGGACAGAAATTTCAGATTTTATGTCACCGGCTTACCTGCAAACTGGTCCGGGCATCATGTGGAAAAAAAGTGATGATCTTGTGGTCAATTTCGCTCCTGCAACGGCCAGATTTATATTTGTAGACAAGGATTTTACTACTGAACCGGGCTATGTAGACGGAGATTATTTTGGTGTGGACGAGGGAAAATCAATGAGATTTGAACTTGGTGCTTCTTTAAGTGGATATTCCAAATATGAGATCATGGAAAATGTGGCTATGGAACATACCCTATCCCTTTATTCCAATTACCTTGATAAACCAGGAAATATCGATATAGATTACCTTTTGAATGTAGAAATGGGAATCAACGATTATTTATCTGCAAACCTTGTGTTTCAGGCCATATATGATGACAATGCCGTAGGTGCTTTTCAGATCAGGGAAGTGTTTGGCCTGGGTATTAATTTTGGATTCTAAAAACCGAATCACCTAATATTAAAGCCCCCGTACTTTACTGTGCGGGGGCTTTATTTATTATGAGAGAGGTGGTAGGTTATTGATCTTCTCTATCATTTTACGATCATCTTCTACAGTTTTTTTACTTCGGTTATATTCATTCAGTAATTCAGGATAATCCTTTAATAGGCTTTCCATGCTCTTGTTATTCAATACTGTGGTGATACCTGTCTTTGTATCCAGTACAATTCCGGTATGTCTGTTAGAGACCGCTGCACCGATTAATCCGAAAGCTGCGGTAGCACTAGGTGAAGAATATTGATCTTCAAAATAAATATATCTGCCAATAAACTTAGACTTGATGAAATATTCAGATTGGGTGTATCTCGTGGCGTTCAGGTAAACATTCTCACCATCTGAATATCCAAATAGATTTTTGACTCTCTTATTTTTTTCCTGCTGCAAGACCTGAAAATGTTCTGACTTGTAGTTTTTCAAGATTCTTTTTGTTCGGTATGGAAGATCCTGCTTTGGTGAATTATTTACCAGATCTTCAAAATCAAAATATAGTCCTGCTTTCAGAGTTTCCTTTGAATCGAATTCATTTTTGTCCTCTGGCTCAGAAGGTTCCTGGGCAATTTCTGAATTCTGCCAATTACTCGAAGTAAATTTATTGATGCAATTATTAATAGCTTCTTTGATGCGATCGTCATGTTTGGGTGTTACATCCATTCCTTTTCCCTCTACACTGGATTGAAAAGTCCCAAAAGAATACAACTTGCCATTTTCGCTTTTGAGGAATTCAACAGATACTTCACAGGAGCCAAGTTCAGACATTGCTGCTGTTCTTTCAGAAATATAAAGCTTGTGTACTTTTACAATAAGCGGTTGAGCTGACTGTTTTTCTGGTAAAATGGAGTTCAAGTAAGCTTTTAAATGAAGAGAAAAATCTTCGCTAAAATTTGCCGGTACCTGTTTGTTCATTAGCCCGGTTTGAGCAACACCGATATTTCCCTTGTTCTGCCGAGCATCCTGAACCTCTGTTACGAAAAATTCAAAATTCAGATCTGCTTCGGGTTTTAGAGTGATCAAATGCATTTTTTCCTGTGCTGTTATATTTCCAAAGCCAAACACGAGGATTAGTAAACAAAATAGATTTTTTGCTTTCATGAATATATAAATAAGTTAGAATGTATATGGCTTTCCAGGCCAGAATAGGAAGTTACTACCGGTCTAATCCTCCCGGTTAAGGATGTAAAATACTTCACGAATGTATAAAAAAACAAATTGGTGATTATAGCTGTGTATAATATTTTTCATACAGAATTCCAGGAAAAAATCCTAAATAAATGTTGTAAGCAAAACTGATATGCACCTATTTCTTACCTTTGTGCCTATGATTGAAAAGACCGATTTAGCTTATGAAAGAACTGTTCTAATTGGTATCGTTACCAAAGAGCAGGATCAGGATAAACTGGAGGAATATCTGGATGAACTTGAGTTCCTTACTTATACCGCAGGAGGGGAAGTTGTGAAGCGCTTTTCACAGCGTTTAGACAAGCCAGATCCAAAGACTTTTATTGGATCAGGGAAGATGAACGATGTAAAGGAATTTGTAGACGAGAATGATATTGGAGGGGTGATCTTTGATGATGAGCTTTCTCCCGCCCAGCAAAAGAATATAGAAAAGATCCTGAAGTGTAAGATCCTTGACAGGACCGGTCTTATTCTGGACATTTTTGCCCAGAGAGCTAAAACAAGTTATGCAAGGACGCAGGTAGAATTGGCACAATATGAATATTTACTACCCAGGCTTGCCGGTATGTGGACTCACCTTGAAAGACAGCGTGGTGGTATTGGTATGCGTGGTCCAGGGGAAACAGAGATCGAGACCGACCGTAGGATAGTACGTGATAAGATCTCCCTGCTTAAAAATAAACTGAAGACCATCGATAAGCAAATGGAGGTTCAGCGAGGTAATCGTGGTCAGTTAGTACGTGTGGCTTTGGTTGGATATACCAACGTTGGAAAGTCTACACTTATGAATGTGATTAGTAAGAGCGATGTTTTTGCCGAAAATAAACTTTTCGCCACCCTCGATACGACCGTTAGAAAGGTTGTTATACGAAACTTGCCATTCTTGTTGAGTGATACGGTGGGATTCATTAGAAAGTTGCCTACGCAGCTTGTAGAGTCGTTTAAATCGACTCTGGATGAAGTTAGGGAAGCAGATCTGCTTTTACATGTGGTTGATATTTCACATCCTAATTTCGAAGAGCATATAGATTCGGTAAATCAAATTCTAACCGAAATAGAAACATTGGGCAAACCAACCATTATGGTGTTCAATAAGATCGATGCTTACGAACCTGAAAAGATCGATGACGATGATCTTATCACAGAAAAGACCTCGGCTCACTATACTTTGAAAGAATGGAAGAAGACATGGATGAACCGAATGGGAGATAACGTACTCTTCA from Gramella sp. MT6 harbors:
- a CDS encoding zinc metalloprotease, yielding MKRIYLLASALTLIFASCEKSSETTVDETLAAEQETLAIAADQCGTMGVLEEKIAENPELAEKMAAVEKHTEMAIERGLTKRLAADGKIEIPVVFHVLYNSDSENIPTSQLEDQISALNEDFNLSNPGRNSIPAEFAAVESNIGVRFVLEDVIRVKTKKRQWRPDDSMKFSSSDGSDVVNPQEFLNIWVVSNMPYRGGNILGYAQFPGGSWATDGVVMDHRFTGTTQYSTGRTATHEVGHWLNLRHIWGDGGCGATDYVADTPDSDGPSRGCPTYPTVNCGTTDMTMNFMDYSDDPCLNMFTEGQKSRMLSVFSNGGFRATMAD
- a CDS encoding SufE family protein gives rise to the protein MTIQEKQQEVVDEFAMFDDWMQRYEYMIELGKSLPLIDEKYKIDENLIKGCQSKVWVHAELEGDKLAFTADSDAIITKGIVAILIRVFSNQHPSEIIEADTKFIDEIGLKEHLSPTRANGLVSMIKQLKMYAVAYQTQLN
- a CDS encoding iron-sulfur cluster assembly protein, with the translated sequence MEQEINTQELGEKIVTVLKTIYDPEIPVDIYELGLIYDVMVSTDYDVKILMTLTTPNCPVAETLPLEVEEKVKSLDMVKDAEVEITFDPPWSQDLMSEGAKLELGLL
- a CDS encoding DUF2480 family protein; the encoded protein is MAEEIINRVAQSKLLTFNLEDYYPKGQRFVFDLSVWLHEGFVLREKDFREHAKNHDWSQYQDQFIALTCSTDAIVPAWAYMLISTYLEPYAKKVVIGELEDLESHLYQEVIESLDVSDLKDKPVIIKGCSNKPVPKNAYIFLIKKLQPVVKSLMYGEACSSVPLYKQPKK
- a CDS encoding DUF3078 domain-containing protein, encoding MKKTLLFAFSLLCMGIAQSQEEEEKDTIPNGWSTEGNVQLLFNQSAFNKEWTGGGTSSIAGNLSVDYQFNYKMDDFSWNNRIFGNYGLTKVKDDEFIRKTSDRLELTSIAGKRIQESNFYYSWFLNFRTQFAKGYEFSEDAETGETIRTEISDFMSPAYLQTGPGIMWKKSDDLVVNFAPATARFIFVDKDFTTEPGYVDGDYFGVDEGKSMRFELGASLSGYSKYEIMENVAMEHTLSLYSNYLDKPGNIDIDYLLNVEMGINDYLSANLVFQAIYDDNAVGAFQIREVFGLGINFGF
- the hflX gene encoding GTPase HflX; its protein translation is MIEKTDLAYERTVLIGIVTKEQDQDKLEEYLDELEFLTYTAGGEVVKRFSQRLDKPDPKTFIGSGKMNDVKEFVDENDIGGVIFDDELSPAQQKNIEKILKCKILDRTGLILDIFAQRAKTSYARTQVELAQYEYLLPRLAGMWTHLERQRGGIGMRGPGETEIETDRRIVRDKISLLKNKLKTIDKQMEVQRGNRGQLVRVALVGYTNVGKSTLMNVISKSDVFAENKLFATLDTTVRKVVIRNLPFLLSDTVGFIRKLPTQLVESFKSTLDEVREADLLLHVVDISHPNFEEHIDSVNQILTEIETLGKPTIMVFNKIDAYEPEKIDDDDLITEKTSAHYTLKEWKKTWMNRMGDNVLFISALNKENMEDFRKKVYEAVREIHITRFPYNNFLYPEYDKYGEKKE